From one Phocaeicola salanitronis DSM 18170 genomic stretch:
- a CDS encoding M48 family metallopeptidase: MKTRILKALLLVLCISGTCPVLAQFNLKKAISGAAKTVQAATLTDEQMAEYVKEYIDWMDEHNQVCADDNPYTIRLKKLTEGLTDADGIPLNFKVYYVIDVNAFACADGSIRVFSSLMDIMTDEELLGVIGHEIGHIAHRDSKKGFRTALLTSALKDGISSKGGKAAALTESQLGDLGEALVNARYSQKQERDADDYGYEFLKKCGKNPWAMALSFQKLKSLQEEAGAQGSSKLNQLFSTHPDLDTRIQRMEERATADGIEKPENKMPEE, from the coding sequence ATGAAGACAAGAATTTTGAAGGCACTCTTGCTGGTGCTCTGCATTTCGGGTACTTGCCCCGTACTGGCTCAGTTCAACTTGAAGAAAGCAATCAGCGGCGCGGCGAAGACCGTGCAGGCGGCAACGCTCACCGACGAGCAGATGGCGGAATACGTGAAAGAATACATCGACTGGATGGACGAACACAATCAGGTGTGTGCCGATGATAACCCGTACACAATCCGTCTGAAGAAACTGACCGAAGGCTTGACCGATGCCGACGGCATTCCCTTGAATTTCAAGGTATATTATGTGATTGACGTGAACGCATTCGCCTGTGCCGATGGAAGTATCCGCGTATTCTCCTCGCTGATGGACATCATGACCGATGAAGAATTGCTGGGAGTAATCGGGCACGAGATCGGTCACATCGCCCATCGTGACTCGAAGAAAGGTTTCCGTACCGCCCTGCTTACTTCTGCTTTGAAGGACGGCATTTCGTCGAAAGGCGGAAAGGCGGCTGCCCTGACCGAATCGCAACTGGGTGACTTGGGTGAAGCCTTGGTCAACGCACGTTATTCGCAGAAACAGGAACGTGACGCGGACGATTACGGTTATGAGTTTCTGAAGAAGTGCGGAAAGAACCCGTGGGCGATGGCATTATCGTTTCAAAAGCTGAAGTCCTTGCAGGAAGAGGCGGGCGCACAAGGTTCCAGCAAGCTCAACCAACTGTTCTCCACTCATCCCGACCTCGACACACGCATTCAGAGAATGGAAGAACGAGCTACGGCAGACGGCATCGAAAAGCCCGAAAACAAGATGCCGGAAGAATAA
- a CDS encoding DUF3592 domain-containing protein codes for MKSHDMAYVACFLIGFVMLALGIGGFISLGMIVKDWTPARGVVERIESERVYKYRKMRWEHRVDVRYETVEFGEMYTSKEVYLALGMREGREIALLYNPEYVREVRFPVHEGCLHGFFSAVGLGIAWIGFVLRKEKRKGAKAS; via the coding sequence ATGAAATCTCATGATATGGCTTACGTAGCCTGTTTCCTTATCGGCTTTGTGATGCTGGCGCTGGGAATAGGCGGCTTCATTTCGCTGGGCATGATAGTGAAAGACTGGACTCCTGCCCGCGGAGTGGTGGAACGGATAGAGTCGGAACGGGTGTACAAGTACCGCAAGATGCGGTGGGAACATCGTGTCGATGTGCGCTACGAAACGGTGGAGTTCGGCGAGATGTACACCTCAAAGGAAGTCTATCTGGCGCTCGGCATGCGCGAAGGAAGGGAGATTGCCTTGCTTTACAATCCGGAATATGTGCGCGAGGTACGTTTCCCCGTACATGAAGGCTGCTTGCACGGGTTCTTCAGCGCGGTCGGACTGGGCATCGCATGGATAGGCTTTGTGTTGCGAAAGGAAAAGCGGAAAGGCGCGAAAGCATCGTAG
- the leuS gene encoding leucine--tRNA ligase — MEYNFREIEKKWQQKWVEQKTYQVTEDESKQKFYVLNMFPYPSGAGLHVGHPLGYIASDIYARYKRLQGFNVLNPMGYDAYGLPAEQYAIQTGQHPAITTQNNINRYREQLDKIGFSFDWDREVRTCDPKYYHWTQWAFQKMFNSFYCNTCGKAQPIEKLIEHFEKQGTEGLDAACSEELSFNADEWKAMSEKQQQETLMNYRIAYLGETMVNWCPQLGTVLANDEVVDGVSERGGYPVVQKKMRQWCLRVSAYAGRLLDGLDHIDWTDSLKETQRNWIGRSEGTEVRFKVKDRDLEFTIFTTRADTMFGVTFMVLAPESELVPQVTTDGQRAEVEAYLDRTKKRTERERIADRRVTGVFSGSYAINPFTGDAVPIWISDYVLAGYGTGAIMAVPAHDSRDYAFAKHFNLPIVPLVEGCDVSEESFDAKEGIVCNSPKAGVTPYCDLNLNGLTIKEAIAATKEYVKAHHLGRVKVNYRLRDAIFSRQRYWGEPFPVYYKDGMPYMIDENKLPLELPEVDKFLPTETGEPPLGHATKWAWDVEKGEVVENTKIDNVHVFPLELNTMPGFAGSSAYYLRYMDPHNDKALVSEKADRYWQNVDLYVGGTEHATGHLIYSRFWNKFLFDLGVSVKEEPFQKLVNQGMIQGRSNFVYRIKDTNTFVSLGLKDQYDVTPLHVDVNIVTNDVLDIEAFKNWRPEYHDAEFILEDGKYICGWAVEKMSKSMYNVVNPDMIVEKYGADTLRMYEMFLGPVEQSKPWDTNGIDGVHRFLKKLWNLFYGRQGEFLPTESEATKEELKSIHKLIKKVTGDIEVFSYNTSISAFMICVNELTALKSRNKAVLTDLVILLAPFAPHLAEELWEALGHGTTVCDAQWPAWNEDYLKEDTVKYTISFNGKARFTMEFPADADNDTIQAAVMAEEQSQKWIEGKTPKKVIIVPKKIVNIVL; from the coding sequence ATGGAATATAATTTCAGAGAGATCGAAAAGAAATGGCAACAGAAGTGGGTGGAACAGAAAACCTACCAGGTTACCGAAGACGAATCGAAACAGAAGTTCTACGTGCTGAACATGTTCCCTTATCCTTCGGGAGCGGGACTTCACGTAGGCCATCCGCTGGGATACATCGCCAGCGACATTTATGCCAGATACAAACGCCTGCAAGGCTTCAACGTGCTGAACCCGATGGGATATGACGCCTACGGGCTTCCGGCGGAACAATACGCCATCCAGACCGGGCAGCATCCTGCCATCACAACCCAGAACAATATCAACCGCTACCGCGAGCAGCTGGACAAGATAGGATTCTCGTTCGACTGGGACCGCGAAGTGCGTACCTGCGACCCTAAGTATTACCACTGGACGCAATGGGCTTTCCAGAAAATGTTCAACAGCTTCTATTGCAACACCTGCGGCAAGGCACAACCCATCGAAAAACTGATAGAGCACTTCGAAAAGCAGGGTACCGAAGGGCTGGACGCAGCTTGCTCGGAAGAACTGAGCTTCAACGCCGACGAATGGAAGGCAATGAGCGAAAAGCAGCAACAGGAGACCTTGATGAACTACCGCATCGCCTACCTGGGCGAAACCATGGTAAACTGGTGCCCGCAACTGGGTACGGTGCTGGCAAACGATGAAGTGGTAGACGGTGTAAGCGAACGCGGAGGCTATCCCGTAGTGCAGAAGAAGATGCGCCAGTGGTGCTTGCGTGTGTCGGCATACGCAGGACGCTTGCTTGACGGACTGGACCACATCGACTGGACCGACTCTTTGAAAGAAACCCAACGCAACTGGATAGGCCGTTCGGAAGGTACGGAAGTGCGGTTCAAGGTGAAAGACCGTGACCTCGAATTTACCATCTTCACCACCCGTGCCGATACGATGTTCGGCGTGACCTTCATGGTACTGGCTCCCGAAAGCGAACTGGTTCCGCAAGTCACTACCGACGGACAGCGTGCCGAAGTGGAAGCTTATCTGGACCGTACCAAGAAACGTACCGAACGCGAACGCATCGCCGACCGCCGTGTGACGGGTGTATTCAGCGGCTCGTATGCCATCAATCCTTTCACGGGCGATGCCGTACCTATCTGGATAAGCGACTATGTATTGGCTGGCTACGGAACCGGAGCCATTATGGCGGTACCGGCACACGATAGCCGCGACTATGCTTTTGCCAAGCATTTCAACCTCCCCATCGTTCCGCTGGTAGAAGGATGTGACGTAAGCGAAGAAAGCTTCGATGCCAAGGAAGGTATTGTATGCAATTCGCCGAAAGCCGGTGTGACGCCTTATTGCGACTTGAACCTGAACGGCCTGACCATTAAGGAAGCCATCGCCGCTACCAAAGAATATGTGAAAGCACACCACTTGGGACGTGTAAAGGTGAACTACCGCCTGCGCGACGCTATCTTCTCGCGCCAGCGTTATTGGGGCGAACCGTTCCCGGTATATTACAAGGACGGCATGCCTTACATGATTGACGAAAACAAGCTTCCGCTGGAATTGCCCGAAGTCGACAAGTTCTTGCCTACCGAAACTGGCGAGCCTCCATTGGGACACGCTACAAAATGGGCCTGGGATGTAGAGAAAGGCGAAGTGGTAGAGAATACGAAGATAGACAACGTGCATGTATTCCCGCTCGAACTGAATACCATGCCGGGCTTTGCCGGTTCGAGTGCCTATTACCTGCGCTACATGGACCCGCACAACGATAAAGCACTGGTATCGGAAAAGGCAGACCGTTACTGGCAGAACGTAGACCTCTACGTAGGCGGTACCGAACATGCTACGGGGCACCTTATCTATTCCCGCTTCTGGAACAAGTTCCTGTTCGACCTCGGCGTAAGTGTCAAGGAAGAACCGTTCCAGAAACTGGTGAACCAAGGCATGATTCAGGGACGGAGCAACTTCGTATACCGCATCAAGGATACCAACACCTTCGTCTCTCTCGGTCTGAAAGACCAATACGACGTGACACCTTTACACGTAGACGTGAACATCGTGACCAATGACGTGCTCGACATCGAAGCCTTCAAGAACTGGCGTCCCGAATATCACGATGCCGAATTCATCCTCGAAGACGGCAAGTACATCTGCGGCTGGGCGGTAGAGAAGATGAGCAAGTCGATGTACAACGTGGTGAACCCCGACATGATTGTCGAGAAATACGGAGCCGACACCCTGCGTATGTACGAAATGTTCCTGGGTCCGGTAGAGCAGTCGAAACCTTGGGACACGAACGGCATCGACGGTGTGCACCGCTTCCTGAAGAAACTCTGGAACCTGTTCTACGGGCGTCAGGGCGAGTTCCTGCCTACGGAAAGCGAAGCTACGAAAGAAGAACTGAAGTCTATCCATAAACTGATAAAGAAAGTTACGGGCGACATCGAGGTCTTCTCATACAATACCTCTATCAGTGCCTTCATGATTTGTGTCAATGAACTGACCGCGCTGAAGAGCCGCAACAAGGCAGTGCTGACCGACCTCGTTATCCTGCTTGCTCCCTTCGCGCCTCACCTTGCCGAAGAGCTCTGGGAAGCGTTGGGACACGGCACCACCGTATGCGATGCCCAATGGCCTGCATGGAACGAAGACTACCTGAAGGAAGACACGGTGAAATATACCATCTCTTTCAACGGGAAAGCACGTTTCACCATGGAATTCCCTGCGGATGCCGACAACGACACCATACAGGCAGCGGTAATGGCGGAAGAGCAGTCTCAGAAATGGATTGAAGGCAAGACTCCGAAGAAGGTCATCATCGTGCCGAAGAAAATCGTAAACATCGTGTTATAA
- a CDS encoding YitT family protein: MELALIKKISRESKDYLAITFGLVLYALGWAMFLLPYQITTGGVTGISAIIYYATGVEIQVSYFIINAIFLGFALKILGPKFSVKTVYAIFMLTFLLWLFQWLLKDDAGHLPQLLGPGQDFMACVIGAGMLGFGIGIVFCNNGSTGGTDIIAWIINKYKDVTLGRMMMYCDIVIISSCYFIFHDWRRVLFGFCVLFIMSIVIDYVINSARQSVQFLIFSRKYEEIAEGISTRIDRGVTLLDGQGWYSKQNIKVVVVLAKKTQSLDIFRLVKDIDPNAFISQSNVVGVYGEGFDKLKVK, encoded by the coding sequence ATGGAGTTAGCATTAATCAAGAAGATAAGCCGCGAGTCGAAAGATTACCTTGCCATTACTTTCGGGCTGGTACTCTACGCGCTGGGCTGGGCGATGTTCCTGCTCCCCTACCAGATTACGACGGGAGGCGTGACGGGTATCTCCGCCATTATCTATTACGCCACAGGAGTAGAGATACAAGTATCCTACTTCATTATCAATGCCATATTCTTAGGCTTTGCCCTGAAAATACTGGGACCGAAGTTCAGTGTAAAGACCGTATATGCCATCTTTATGCTGACCTTCCTGCTCTGGCTCTTCCAGTGGCTGCTGAAAGACGATGCCGGACACCTGCCCCAACTCCTCGGACCGGGACAAGACTTCATGGCGTGCGTCATCGGAGCCGGCATGCTTGGATTCGGTATCGGCATCGTGTTCTGCAACAACGGAAGCACGGGCGGCACCGACATCATCGCCTGGATTATCAATAAGTACAAGGACGTGACGCTGGGACGCATGATGATGTACTGCGACATCGTCATCATCTCGTCGTGCTATTTCATCTTCCACGACTGGCGCCGCGTGCTCTTCGGCTTCTGCGTGCTCTTCATCATGAGCATCGTGATTGATTATGTCATCAACAGCGCACGCCAGTCGGTGCAGTTCCTCATCTTCTCGCGCAAGTACGAAGAGATAGCCGAAGGCATCTCCACCCGGATAGACCGCGGTGTCACCCTGCTTGACGGGCAAGGATGGTACAGCAAACAGAATATCAAGGTAGTAGTGGTACTGGCAAAAAAGACCCAGTCGCTCGACATCTTCCGCCTCGTGAAAGACATCGACCCCAACGCTTTCATCTCGCAAAGCAACGTCGTAGGCGTATACGGAGAAGGATTCGACAAGCTGAAAGTGAAATGA
- a CDS encoding non-canonical purine NTP diphosphatase produces the protein MKKKLVFATNNAHKLEEIRAILGDKLEILSLNDINCHADIPETADTLEGNARLKAGYIYQNYGMDCFADDTGLEVEALGGAPGIYSARYAGGEGHDSEANMRKLLSEMEGKENRRARFRTAICLIENGKEHLFEGIVQGNIIEARRGTAGFGYDPVFQPEGYAETFAEMGNEEKNKISHRARAVQQLVEYLRSEN, from the coding sequence ATGAAAAAGAAACTCGTTTTTGCAACCAACAACGCGCATAAGCTCGAAGAGATACGCGCCATCCTCGGCGACAAACTGGAGATATTGAGCCTGAACGACATCAATTGTCACGCCGATATTCCTGAAACCGCCGATACCCTCGAAGGAAACGCCCGCCTGAAAGCCGGATACATCTACCAGAACTACGGCATGGATTGCTTTGCCGACGATACGGGACTGGAAGTGGAAGCCCTCGGCGGCGCACCGGGCATCTACTCGGCACGCTATGCCGGAGGCGAAGGACATGACTCGGAAGCCAACATGCGCAAATTGCTTTCCGAAATGGAAGGAAAGGAAAACCGCCGTGCCCGCTTCCGCACCGCCATCTGCCTCATCGAAAACGGCAAGGAGCATCTGTTCGAAGGCATCGTGCAGGGCAACATCATCGAAGCACGCCGCGGCACCGCAGGCTTCGGCTACGACCCCGTCTTCCAGCCCGAAGGCTATGCCGAGACATTTGCCGAAATGGGAAACGAAGAAAAGAATAAAATCAGCCACCGTGCCCGTGCCGTGCAGCAGCTGGTGGAATACTTACGCTCTGAAAACTAA
- a CDS encoding tetratricopeptide repeat protein produces the protein MKWHNLLYLFILVGWLTACHTNPHTARLLQQADSLLNVQPDSAQMLLHTWADSMTCQPEELQMYYRLLCVKADDKNYIPHTSDSVILPIVAYYKDQRNKTRLPEALYYAGRVYSDLENAPRALEYFQRAIHVMEREELTDYNLSSRIYSQMGTLFVYQELYDEASEMYRKAYQYDLLLKDSANLVFDLRDIGRGFASTDRQDSAIYYYNRASEMALLIKDSTLLSMVSLELAGTYIDWDKYSQGYEKLQIARLKLDTLSISAYYTAMARYYHFTNQFDSAAYFYQKKLGLPSFLHKAGAYEGLADIARHQGDIIKALNYYEQYMLYEDSLQQTVRTEAVDRIHALYNYQQFKKENVFLKRQAFKQKRLIFGIIFSFLFLLLIGIVFWQKHKRKEQTILLQQEKLKRLQEEQFKYSQAQIVANKEKIEKLSALLHSAEQTNDKLRQNLLQAQKEWIEKANVQIEAAQIVKESSLANLQQTEIWKKLHQPMDKNETIKMTDTDWAELTQAVEETYPHFVQRLNELCPLSQKELQVCLLLKINVPLTLIADIVCSSKQGISSLRERLYKKISGEKGKPKDCDNFIRNL, from the coding sequence ATGAAGTGGCACAATCTTTTATACCTCTTTATCTTGGTCGGTTGGTTGACGGCTTGCCATACCAACCCGCATACCGCACGCCTGTTACAGCAAGCTGATTCACTACTGAACGTACAACCGGACAGTGCCCAGATGCTGCTGCACACCTGGGCAGACAGCATGACCTGCCAACCCGAAGAGCTGCAGATGTATTACCGCTTGCTTTGCGTCAAAGCCGATGATAAAAACTACATTCCCCATACTTCGGACAGCGTGATTCTTCCGATAGTCGCCTATTATAAAGACCAACGGAATAAAACCCGTCTGCCCGAAGCCCTCTACTATGCTGGACGGGTTTATAGCGACTTAGAAAATGCTCCGCGTGCGTTAGAATATTTCCAGCGTGCCATCCATGTAATGGAACGGGAAGAACTGACCGATTATAATCTGTCGAGCCGCATCTATAGCCAAATGGGCACGCTTTTCGTCTATCAAGAACTTTACGATGAAGCTTCCGAAATGTACCGCAAAGCCTATCAATATGATTTATTGCTAAAAGATAGCGCAAACCTTGTCTTCGATTTGCGGGATATCGGACGGGGTTTCGCATCAACCGACCGACAGGATAGCGCAATCTATTATTACAACCGGGCGAGTGAAATGGCTTTGCTAATAAAAGATAGTACACTGCTTAGTATGGTTTCTTTAGAACTGGCAGGAACTTATATTGATTGGGATAAGTATTCACAAGGATATGAAAAACTACAAATTGCACGATTAAAGCTTGATACACTTAGCATATCTGCATATTATACCGCCATGGCTCGCTATTATCACTTTACAAATCAGTTTGATTCCGCCGCATATTTTTACCAAAAGAAGCTCGGTTTGCCTTCATTCCTCCACAAAGCTGGAGCCTACGAAGGTTTAGCTGATATAGCCCGCCATCAAGGTGATATTATCAAAGCTTTAAATTATTACGAACAATACATGCTCTACGAAGACTCCTTGCAGCAAACCGTCCGCACGGAAGCCGTAGACAGAATACATGCGCTATATAACTATCAACAATTCAAAAAAGAAAACGTATTTCTTAAGCGGCAAGCCTTCAAACAGAAGCGGCTTATCTTTGGAATAATTTTTTCTTTTTTATTTCTTTTATTAATAGGCATTGTTTTTTGGCAAAAACACAAACGGAAAGAGCAAACTATCCTGCTCCAGCAAGAAAAGTTGAAAAGGCTGCAAGAGGAACAATTCAAATATAGCCAGGCACAAATTGTTGCCAATAAAGAGAAGATAGAAAAACTATCGGCTTTATTGCATAGCGCAGAACAAACGAATGATAAGCTACGTCAAAACTTGCTGCAAGCCCAAAAAGAATGGATAGAAAAAGCAAACGTACAAATCGAAGCCGCACAGATTGTCAAAGAATCATCGTTGGCGAACTTGCAACAAACCGAAATATGGAAAAAGCTGCACCAGCCTATGGATAAAAACGAAACCATCAAAATGACAGATACAGACTGGGCGGAATTAACCCAAGCCGTTGAAGAAACCTATCCTCATTTCGTTCAACGGCTGAATGAACTTTGTCCGCTTTCGCAAAAAGAGCTGCAAGTGTGCCTGCTGCTAAAAATCAATGTACCTTTAACTCTTATAGCAGACATTGTATGCAGCTCGAAGCAAGGAATTTCTTCACTCCGAGAAAGGCTTTACAAAAAAATCTCTGGAGAAAAAGGAAAACCTAAAGACTGCGACAACTTCATAAGAAACCTCTAA
- a CDS encoding DUF3244 domain-containing protein has product MKHIFITLLMLFMPVLTTIVFANKKIEMEKMIILKTHYHDSERESRDKRTITFIPIKASYDNTDIYLKSWIQIENATIRIKDKRENIMYELCTTLSANEEFSLPIHLGKGIYTLEIVNGNTCYYGDFEI; this is encoded by the coding sequence ATGAAACACATTTTTATTACATTACTAATGTTATTTATGCCTGTATTAACAACAATCGTTTTCGCTAATAAAAAGATAGAAATGGAGAAAATGATTATTTTAAAAACTCATTATCACGACTCAGAAAGAGAATCAAGAGACAAACGTACCATTACATTCATTCCTATTAAAGCATCATATGACAATACGGATATTTATCTCAAATCTTGGATACAAATAGAAAACGCTACTATCCGGATAAAAGATAAACGGGAAAATATAATGTATGAGCTATGTACTACCCTATCCGCCAACGAAGAATTTTCTCTTCCTATTCATTTAGGCAAAGGAATCTATACGTTGGAAATAGTGAACGGAAACACCTGTTATTATGGAGATTTCGAAATCTAA